The Sphingobium sp. JS3065 genomic sequence GAAGCCTCCGCCAGCGGCTTTGCCGGAACCATCGGCGGAAGATCAGGAAGAGGCAGAGCGCGCCATGGTGGCACTCTTCGAAAAGGACCTGCGGGAGGCACTGAATGCTTGATACCAAGGCGCTGGCCGCCGCAACCGCCACGATCGTGCGCGAGCATGTCGACAAGGCGCTGGCTCCGGTGCTGGCTGAAAGGGATGCGCTGGTTGAGCGCATCGCCGCCTTGGAGGCCCGACCTGCACCTGAAACCGTGAAGGGTGAAGATGGGGCGGGTATTGCTGACCTTGTGATCGACCGCGAAGGCGGATTGGTTGCGACCTTTACTGATGGGCGCATGAAGGCTCTCGGGCGCGTCGTCGGCAAAGATGGCCGGGACGGCATGGGACCTGACGATCTCAGTATGGAACTGCTGGAAGACGGCCGAACCGTCCGCATGGCATTCACCAAAGGCGAGACGGAGTTCGCGTTCAACATTCCATTCCCCGTGGTGCTGGATCGCGGCGTCTTCGCCGAAGGAAAGGACTATGAGGAAGGTGACGCGGTGACGTGGGGCGGCAGCCTCTGGATCGCCCAGCGCTCGACCAGTCAAAAGCCCGACAGCGCCGACAGCGGCTGGCGGCTCGCTGTTAAGCGCGGCCGCGACGGAAAGGATGCACGCTGATGGTCGCCCTCATCACCCTCGACCAGGCCAAGGGCGATCTTGGCGTTCTGGACGACGATCATAATGCCGACATCACGCTCAAGATCGAAATGGCTAGCGATATAGTCATGGGCTACATCGAAAAGGATGCCGCTGAGCTCGGCTGGGACGCGGCGTCTGCTCCCGCTCGGATCCGTGCTGCCGCGATTCTCGTCCTGCGCGGCCTGTTCTTCGGGGAGACTGATCCTCTGAGCGAGGCGGTGAAGGCCGTTCTTCGCCGCGACCGGGACCCGGCGATCGCATGAAGGCCCGCAACCGCCCGCACCGGATAACGGTCGAGCGCTTCACCACCACGCGCAACGCCTACAACGAGGTCATCGAGACTTGGGCGCCCTACTGCGAAGCCTATGCCGCCGTCTATTACGGCACCGGCGCGGAACAGCGGCAGGCGGCGCAGGAAGGCGCATCCCTGCCCGCCTCGTTTGAGGTGCTGGCGAACAGCAAGACGCGGGAGATCAGCGTGATGGACCGGATCAGCTTCAACGGCTTGTGGGATATTCGCTCGGTCGCTCCGATGGGCCGGGACGGCATC encodes the following:
- a CDS encoding phage head-tail connector protein translates to MVALITLDQAKGDLGVLDDDHNADITLKIEMASDIVMGYIEKDAAELGWDAASAPARIRAAAILVLRGLFFGETDPLSEAVKAVLRRDRDPAIA
- a CDS encoding head-tail adaptor protein; this encodes MKARNRPHRITVERFTTTRNAYNEVIETWAPYCEAYAAVYYGTGAEQRQAAQEGASLPASFEVLANSKTREISVMDRISFNGLWDIRSVAPMGRDGIKINAVRAAS